The stretch of DNA ACCCCTCCAGGAGACCATCGATGTTCCGGCTGGCACACCTATCACTGGCGAACCGGGCGCTGATCGCGCTGATCACCATCTTTGCTTCGGTCTTCGGCGTGATCACCATGTCGTCGCTGAAGCAGGAACTCATCCCATCCATTGAGTTCCCGCAGATCACTGTGCTGACCTCCATGCCGGGCGCCTCGCCGGAGGTGGTGGACAAGCAGGTCAGCGGCCCGCTCGAAACGGCCCTGAACGGCGTGGAGGGGCTGGAGTCCACCTCCTCAACGTCCCGCAACGGCGTTTCGCAGATCACGATGGTGTTCACTTACGGTTCCAACCTGGACCGGGCACGGAACCAGATCGACCGGGCCATCTCCAACGCCAAGCGCACCCTGCCGGCCGACGTACAGCCGCAGGCCATCGCCGGAAGCATCAGCGATTTCCCCATCGTCTTCCTGGCGGTGTCCTCGGACAAGCCGCTCAGCGAACTCAACACCGATCTCCAGCGGCTGAGCGTTCCCCGGCTGCAGAAGATCGACGGCGTCCGCGGCGCCGATGTCACCGGCGGCGCCACCCAGCACATCGAGATCCTTCCGCGCCCCGAGACGATGGCTGCCTCCGGCGCCACCATCGCCTCCCTCCGCGATACGCTCTCCAACAATGGAGCCCTGGTCCCGGCCGGCACGCTGGAAGAGCAGGGCAAGACGCTCTCGCTGCAGATCGGCAGCCCGGTCGACTCGCTCGACGCCGTCAAGGCCCTTCCCGTGTCCGGCGCCAAGGACGGGGCCACCATCGGGTCCGTGGCCGACGTCGCCATCAAGGACGACGAACGCACGTCCATCACCCGGACCAATGGAGCCGAAACCCTCGCGGTGTCCGTCACCAAAAAGCCCGAAGGGGACACGGTGGCCATCTCCCATGCAGTGAGGGACAGCCTGGACGAGCTGGCAGCGGAGCTTGGCTCAAACGCCAGGTTCACGCCGGTCTTCGACCAGGCCCCCTTCATTGAGAAGTCCATCAAGGACCTGACCACCGAGGGCCTCCTGGGGCTGGGGTTCGCCGTCGCGGTCATCCTGGTCTTCCTGATGTCGGCCCGTTCCACCCTGGTGACAGCGGTATCCATCCCGCTGTCCCTGCTCATCACGTTCATTGGGCTCTCGGCTACCGGCTACTCCCTGAACATCCTCACCCTCGGCGCCCTCACCATCGCCATCGGCCGTGTAGTGGACGACTCCATCGTGGTGATCGAGAACATCAAGCGGCACCTCACTTACGGCGAGGACAAGGTCACCGCCATCCTCACCGCCATCCGTGAAGTGGCCGGGGCCATCACGGCGTCCACCCTCACCACCGTGGCTGTGTTCCTGCCCATCGCCTTTGTGGGTGAACTGGCCGGCGAGCTGTTCAGGCCCTTCGCCCTGACGGTCACCATCGCACTGCTGGCGTCCCTCCTGGTGTCCCTGACCATTGTGCCGGTGCTGGCGTACTGGTTCCTCAAGAGCCCCGCGCCGTCCGGTGCCGGCTCACGCGCCGACGCCGACGCCGCCCGGGCAGCGGCGCAGGAGAAGGAACAGCGCAGCCGGCTCCAGCGCGGCTACCTGCCCATCCTCACCAAGACGCAGAAGCACCCCGTCCTGACCCTGGTGGCTGCCGTCCTGGTGCTCGGTGCCACGGCAGCGATGACACCGCTGCTGGCCACCAACCTGCTGGGCAACTCCGGCCAGAACAGCCTGACGGTGCGCCAGGTGCTTCCGGCAGGCACCAGCCTGGCGGACACCAGCGCCGCAGCCGTCCGCCTCGAAGAGGTGCTGCGCGGAATCGACGGGATCAAGGACGTCCAGGTCACCTCCGGCAACGCGCAGGCCGGGTTCGCCGCACTGGTGTCCTCCGGCTCGTCGAATTCCACCTTCACGGTGGTAACGGACGAGAAGGCGGACCAGGACCGGCTGCAGGAAACGGTCCGCACTGAGCTGGCCAAAGTCCCGGACTCCGGCAAGGTGTCCGTGGGGACCCAGCAGGGCGGCTTCGGCACTTCCTCCACCGTGGACATCACCCTCAAGGCTGCCAGTACGCAGGACCTGCAAGCAGCCAGCGACGCAATGGTGAAGGCCATGACGGGCGTGCCCGGCACCAGCGAGGTGGAAACCAACCTCGCCGCTAGCCAGCCGGTGGTCCAGGTCAAGGTGGACCGGGCCAAGGCAGTGGCGGCGGGCCTGAATGAGGAGCAGGTGGCGGGCGTCCTTGCTGCCACCATCAGCCCGGTCCCTGCCGGAACTGTCCGGATCGACACCAACGACTTTCCTGTGAGGATCGGCCAGGGAACCAGGTTCACCAGCATCGACGCCGTCCGTAACATCCCCCTTCCGGCAGCCGGAAGGCCTGTCACCCTGGGCAGCATAGCGTCCGTGGAACAGGTGGATATTCCGGTGTCCATCACGGCGAGCAACGGCCAGCGCACCGCAAAGGTGTCCGTGACGCCGTCGGGATCCAACCTCGGTGCCGTCAGTACCGAGGTTCAGTCCCGCCTCGGAGGCGTCGGGCTGCCTGCGGGTGTAACCGCTGAGATCGGCGGCGCCACGACGCAGCAGGCAGAGTCCTTCCGGCAGTTGGGGCTGGCGCTGCTGGCTGCGATCGCCATCGTGTATGTCATCATGGTGGCCACCTTCAAATCCCTGGTCCAGCCGCTGATCCTGCTGGTGTCCGTGCCGTTCGCCGCCACGGGGGCCGTTGCCCTGCTGCTGGTCACCGGTGTTCCCCTGGGCCTGCCCTCGCTGATCGGCATGCTGATGCTGGTGGGCATCGTGGTCACCAACGCCATTGTGCTGATCGACCTCATCAACCAGTACCGGCAGCCACGAACCGGCCCCGCCGGGACAACCCTGCCGGGAATGAACGTTGCGGATGCGATCACCCACGGCGCCCGTCAACGCCTCCGGCCCATCCTGATGACGGCGCTGGCGACAGTTTTCGCGCTGACTCCGATGGCGATGGGACTCACTGGCGGCGGCGGCTTCATTTCCCAGCCGCTGGCCGTGGTGGTGATCGGCGGCCTGGTCTCGTCCACAGCCCTGACCCTGGTCCTGGTTCCTGTCCTGTACCGGCTCGTGGAGGGACGGCGGGAACGGAAGGCACTCCTCCGCGACCTGCAGGCGCAGCCGGAACTTGGGCCGCCAGCCGACGTCGATGCCGAGTTCCGCGACTGGACCACCGGCGATGTGCCGAGGGTCAGCGGACGCCGCGCCGCACCCGGCAGCCCCGACTGACAAAAGCGGAATAAATCCCGCATGGGTGCGTTGTATCCGTCGATAGATGCAAATGCATCTAATTTGGACTACACTGGAACCAAGCCAGCAAGTCCAGGAAACGGAAGGGCACATCATGCAGTTCGGTGTTTTCAGCGTCAGCGACATCACCACGGACCCCACCACGGGCCGCACCCCCACCGAGAACGAGCGCATCAAGGCCTCGGTGGCCATCGCCAGGAAGGTCGAAGAGATCGGCATGGATGTGTACGCCCTGGGCGAGCACCATAACCGGCCCTTCTTCTCATCCTCCCCCACCACCACCCTCGCCTACATCGCCGCGCAGACCGAGCGGATCACCCTCTCCACGGCCACCACGCTGATCACCACGAACGATCCCGTGAAGATCGCCGAGGACTTCGCCATGCTCCAGCACCTGTCCGATGGGCGCGTTGACCTGGTGCTGGGCCGCGGCAACACCGCCCCGGTCTACCCGTGGTTCGGAAAGAACATCCAGGACGGTGTGGAACTTGCCATCGAGAACTACAGCCTGCTGCGCAAGCTGTGGGATGAGGACACCGTCAACTGGTCCGGTAAGTTCCGGACTCCGCTGCAGAACTTCACCTCTACCCCGCGCCCGCTAGATGGCGTTGCCCCGTTTGTGTGGCACGGCTCCATCCGCACACCGCAGATCGCCGAGGTGGCGGCCTACTTCGGTGACGGGTTCTTCGCCAACAACATCTTCTGGCCCAAGGAGCACTACCAGCAGCTGATCGGCCTCTACCGCGAGCGGTACGAGCACTACGGCCACGGCACCGCGGACCAGGCAATCGTTGGCCTGGGCGGCCAGTTCTTCATGAGGAAGAACTCCCAGGACGCTGTGAAGGAATTCCGTCCGTACTTCGACAACGCCCCCGTGTACGGCCACGGACCGTCCCTGGAGGACTTCACGTCGCAAACCCCACTGA from Pseudarthrobacter chlorophenolicus A6 encodes:
- a CDS encoding efflux RND transporter permease subunit, which codes for MFRLAHLSLANRALIALITIFASVFGVITMSSLKQELIPSIEFPQITVLTSMPGASPEVVDKQVSGPLETALNGVEGLESTSSTSRNGVSQITMVFTYGSNLDRARNQIDRAISNAKRTLPADVQPQAIAGSISDFPIVFLAVSSDKPLSELNTDLQRLSVPRLQKIDGVRGADVTGGATQHIEILPRPETMAASGATIASLRDTLSNNGALVPAGTLEEQGKTLSLQIGSPVDSLDAVKALPVSGAKDGATIGSVADVAIKDDERTSITRTNGAETLAVSVTKKPEGDTVAISHAVRDSLDELAAELGSNARFTPVFDQAPFIEKSIKDLTTEGLLGLGFAVAVILVFLMSARSTLVTAVSIPLSLLITFIGLSATGYSLNILTLGALTIAIGRVVDDSIVVIENIKRHLTYGEDKVTAILTAIREVAGAITASTLTTVAVFLPIAFVGELAGELFRPFALTVTIALLASLLVSLTIVPVLAYWFLKSPAPSGAGSRADADAARAAAQEKEQRSRLQRGYLPILTKTQKHPVLTLVAAVLVLGATAAMTPLLATNLLGNSGQNSLTVRQVLPAGTSLADTSAAAVRLEEVLRGIDGIKDVQVTSGNAQAGFAALVSSGSSNSTFTVVTDEKADQDRLQETVRTELAKVPDSGKVSVGTQQGGFGTSSTVDITLKAASTQDLQAASDAMVKAMTGVPGTSEVETNLAASQPVVQVKVDRAKAVAAGLNEEQVAGVLAATISPVPAGTVRIDTNDFPVRIGQGTRFTSIDAVRNIPLPAAGRPVTLGSIASVEQVDIPVSITASNGQRTAKVSVTPSGSNLGAVSTEVQSRLGGVGLPAGVTAEIGGATTQQAESFRQLGLALLAAIAIVYVIMVATFKSLVQPLILLVSVPFAATGAVALLLVTGVPLGLPSLIGMLMLVGIVVTNAIVLIDLINQYRQPRTGPAGTTLPGMNVADAITHGARQRLRPILMTALATVFALTPMAMGLTGGGGFISQPLAVVVIGGLVSSTALTLVLVPVLYRLVEGRRERKALLRDLQAQPELGPPADVDAEFRDWTTGDVPRVSGRRAAPGSPD
- a CDS encoding LLM class flavin-dependent oxidoreductase; amino-acid sequence: MQFGVFSVSDITTDPTTGRTPTENERIKASVAIARKVEEIGMDVYALGEHHNRPFFSSSPTTTLAYIAAQTERITLSTATTLITTNDPVKIAEDFAMLQHLSDGRVDLVLGRGNTAPVYPWFGKNIQDGVELAIENYSLLRKLWDEDTVNWSGKFRTPLQNFTSTPRPLDGVAPFVWHGSIRTPQIAEVAAYFGDGFFANNIFWPKEHYQQLIGLYRERYEHYGHGTADQAIVGLGGQFFMRKNSQDAVKEFRPYFDNAPVYGHGPSLEDFTSQTPLTVGSPQEVIEKTLSFREHFGDYQRQLFLIDHAGLPLKTVLEQLDLFGEEVLPVLRKEYADRKPAHVPDAPTHASRVAAHLAAQDAEKATAEA